A single window of Arcobacter venerupis DNA harbors:
- a CDS encoding tripartite tricarboxylate transporter TctB family protein: MTKNTIGSLFFLAFSAFYFYSVFGIKKMPGAQFEVMTAQTFPFYVGISGIVISIILLIISFVEKEKIVLSLTYIRSLDLKTTFYFIVLMLFYGFIMKPLGFVIATIIFLTVGFLILKEKNIKKILIISISVSVGFYLLLNNALGVYIDSGELINSLLGAKS; this comes from the coding sequence ATGACAAAAAATACAATAGGTTCATTATTCTTTTTAGCGTTTTCAGCTTTTTATTTTTATAGCGTTTTTGGTATTAAAAAAATGCCAGGAGCTCAGTTTGAAGTTATGACAGCCCAAACTTTTCCTTTTTATGTGGGAATTTCAGGAATTGTAATTTCTATAATATTATTAATCATTTCATTTGTTGAAAAAGAAAAAATAGTTTTATCGTTAACATATATACGATCATTAGATTTAAAAACTACTTTTTATTTTATTGTTCTTATGCTTTTTTATGGATTTATTATGAAACCACTTGGATTTGTAATTGCAACAATTATATTTTTAACTGTAGGTTTTTTAATTCTAAAAGAAAAAAACATAAAAAAGATATTAATAATTTCTATTAGTGTATCGGTAGGTTTTTATTTATTATTAAATAATGCATTAGGTGTTTATATTGATTCAGGAGAGTTAATAAACTCTCTTTTAGGAGCTAAATCATGA
- a CDS encoding 2-oxoacid:ferredoxin oxidoreductase subunit alpha: MNKKVMELKKVEVWDGNMANSQALRQADVDVVAAYPITPSTATVENYAMFHANGYIDGEVIMVESEHAAMSGCVGAGAAGGRVATATSSQGLALMIEVLYQASGMRIPVVLCLVNRALAAPLNVNGDHSDLYLTRDSGWISLDAFSPQQAYDMTLMSFKISEHPDVRLPVISNQDGFMTSHTAQNVTPLPDEVASKFVGEYLQVNALLNFDKPVTHGVQTEQDWHFEHKAKQHAALMNSKKVILETFKEFKELTGREYKLVETYGEADADIAIVCLGSTFETAMLAINQLKAEGINAAVVAPRVFRPFPLEEIAEALQNVKAVACMDRSAPGGTVGTLYNEVAGALINTPARPVISNLIYGLGGRDMTVALLKDIYRTLDKEAKEGKLAGKIQRFVGVRGPELSFYEAQGVQK; this comes from the coding sequence ATGAATAAAAAAGTAATGGAACTAAAAAAAGTAGAAGTTTGGGATGGAAATATGGCAAACTCTCAGGCTTTAAGACAAGCTGATGTTGATGTTGTTGCTGCTTATCCTATTACACCCTCAACAGCTACTGTTGAAAACTATGCAATGTTTCATGCAAATGGATACATTGATGGTGAAGTAATTATGGTTGAATCAGAGCACGCTGCTATGTCTGGATGTGTTGGAGCTGGAGCTGCTGGAGGAAGAGTTGCAACTGCAACTTCATCTCAAGGACTTGCACTTATGATTGAAGTATTATATCAAGCATCTGGAATGAGAATACCTGTTGTTTTATGTTTAGTAAATAGAGCATTAGCAGCACCTCTAAATGTAAATGGTGACCACTCAGATTTATACTTAACAAGAGATTCTGGTTGGATTTCACTTGATGCTTTTTCTCCTCAACAAGCCTATGATATGACTTTAATGTCGTTTAAAATTTCTGAACATCCAGATGTTAGACTTCCTGTTATTTCTAATCAAGATGGATTTATGACTTCACATACAGCTCAAAATGTTACTCCTCTTCCTGACGAGGTTGCATCTAAATTTGTAGGTGAATATTTACAAGTAAATGCCCTATTAAATTTTGACAAACCTGTAACTCATGGGGTTCAAACTGAACAAGATTGGCACTTCGAACATAAAGCAAAACAACATGCAGCATTAATGAATTCAAAAAAAGTTATTCTTGAAACATTTAAAGAATTCAAAGAATTAACAGGAAGAGAATATAAACTTGTTGAAACTTATGGTGAGGCAGATGCTGATATTGCAATTGTTTGTTTAGGTTCAACTTTTGAAACAGCAATGCTTGCAATTAATCAATTAAAAGCTGAAGGAATAAATGCAGCTGTAGTAGCACCAAGAGTATTTAGACCTTTCCCTCTTGAAGAAATTGCAGAGGCTTTACAAAATGTAAAAGCAGTTGCATGTATGGATAGAAGTGCTCCTGGAGGAACAGTTGGAACTTTATATAATGAAGTTGCTGGTGCACTAATTAATACACCTGCAAGACCTGTAATCTCTAATTTAATTTATGGATTAGGTGGAAGAGATATGACTGTAGCTTTATTAAAAGATATTTATAGAACTTTAGATAAAGAGGCAAAAGAAGGTAAACTAGCTGGAAAAATCCAAAGATTTGTAGGAGTTAGAGGACCAGAACTTAGTTTCTATGAAGCACAAGGAGTACAAAAATGA
- a CDS encoding pyruvate flavodoxin oxidoreductase subunit gamma, which translates to MLEIRWHSRAGQGAVTGAKGLGSVVAETGKQVQAFAFYGSAKRGASMTAYNRIDDEPILNHEKYMQPDFVFILDPGLAVTDNITANSKDTTKYIITTHLSKEELISLVPELENIKDRVFILDCFQIARDTIGKAIPNTPMLGAFMKVSGMFELDYFKEKMKGVLKKLPPNVIDANMVAIQRAYDEVK; encoded by the coding sequence ATGTTAGAAATTAGATGGCATAGCCGTGCTGGACAAGGTGCTGTAACTGGTGCAAAAGGTCTTGGTTCTGTTGTTGCTGAAACTGGGAAACAAGTTCAAGCTTTTGCATTTTATGGTTCAGCGAAAAGAGGTGCATCAATGACTGCTTATAACAGAATTGATGATGAACCCATTTTAAATCATGAAAAATATATGCAGCCTGATTTTGTTTTTATATTAGATCCAGGTCTTGCTGTTACTGATAATATCACTGCTAATAGTAAAGATACAACTAAATATATTATTACCACTCACCTAAGTAAAGAAGAGTTAATTTCTTTAGTTCCTGAATTAGAAAATATAAAAGATAGAGTATTTATTCTTGACTGTTTCCAAATAGCAAGGGATACTATAGGTAAAGCTATTCCAAATACTCCAATGCTTGGTGCCTTTATGAAAGTTAGTGGAATGTTTGAACTTGATTATTTTAAAGAAAAAATGAAAGGTGTACTTAAAAAGTTACCACCAAACGTTATTGATGCAAACATGGTTGCAATCCAACGAGCTTACGATGAAGTTAAGTAA
- a CDS encoding tripartite tricarboxylate transporter permease — MMDGILLGAATAFSMYNILMVIIGCFAGTFIGMLPGLGPISAIALMIPITYGMDPSSGLILIAGVYYGAIFGGSTSSILINAPGVAGTVATSFDGFPMAKNGEAGKALAIAAYASFSGGTIAAIFLLFAAPALASVSLSFQSSDYFALMVLGLTAVAAFAGKGKFLKAAIMTIFGLMLATVGTDSDSGIARFTFGRMDLIDGISFLLLAMAAFALSEALMNVLENHKTTKAEEEALKREIGSLKLTKEEVKEIVPTIARGSVLGFFIGVLPGAGATIASFLAYGMERSIANAKDKLKFGKGSLKGLAAPESANNAACSGSFVPLLTLGIPGSGTTAIILGALISYGVQPGPTMYVDSPALFWSVIISMYIGNLVLLFLNLPLIPYIAKVLSLPKQLLLPLIIFFSLVGVYLVTFNVFDIYMMTIFAVVALFLRIIDFPMAPMILGFILGGMMEENLRRALTLSDGSISFLWERPLTLTILVITVFLLLMPVITGFFAKMKKEKEI; from the coding sequence ATGATGGATGGTATTTTATTAGGAGCAGCAACTGCTTTTTCTATGTATAATATTTTAATGGTAATTATAGGATGTTTTGCAGGAACATTTATTGGAATGCTTCCAGGGCTTGGACCAATAAGTGCCATTGCTTTAATGATTCCAATTACATATGGAATGGATCCATCATCTGGATTAATTCTAATTGCAGGTGTTTATTATGGTGCGATTTTTGGAGGTTCTACTTCATCAATTTTAATTAATGCACCAGGAGTTGCAGGAACTGTTGCAACATCTTTTGATGGTTTTCCAATGGCAAAAAATGGAGAAGCAGGGAAAGCTTTAGCAATTGCTGCTTATGCTTCATTTAGTGGGGGAACAATTGCAGCTATATTTTTACTTTTTGCTGCACCTGCACTTGCAAGTGTGAGTCTAAGTTTTCAGTCATCTGATTATTTTGCTTTAATGGTTTTAGGTTTAACTGCCGTTGCTGCATTTGCTGGAAAAGGTAAGTTTTTAAAAGCTGCAATTATGACTATTTTTGGTTTAATGCTAGCAACTGTTGGAACAGATTCGGATTCAGGAATTGCAAGATTTACTTTTGGAAGAATGGATTTAATTGATGGTATTTCATTTTTATTACTAGCGATGGCTGCCTTTGCATTATCAGAAGCATTAATGAATGTTTTAGAAAATCATAAAACTACAAAAGCTGAAGAAGAGGCTTTAAAAAGAGAAATCGGAAGTTTAAAACTTACAAAGGAAGAAGTTAAAGAGATTGTACCAACAATTGCAAGAGGTTCAGTTTTAGGTTTCTTTATTGGTGTTCTTCCAGGTGCAGGAGCAACTATCGCTTCATTCTTAGCATATGGAATGGAGCGAAGTATTGCAAATGCTAAAGATAAGTTAAAATTCGGGAAAGGAAGTCTTAAAGGATTGGCAGCACCAGAAAGTGCAAATAATGCAGCTTGTTCTGGTTCATTTGTACCTCTATTAACATTAGGTATTCCAGGCTCAGGTACAACAGCTATTATTTTAGGTGCATTAATCTCTTATGGAGTTCAACCAGGTCCTACAATGTATGTTGATAGTCCTGCGTTATTTTGGTCTGTAATTATTTCTATGTATATTGGAAATTTAGTTCTTTTATTTTTAAATTTACCATTAATTCCATATATTGCGAAAGTTTTATCTTTACCTAAACAGTTGTTATTGCCATTAATTATATTTTTCTCACTTGTTGGGGTTTATTTAGTTACATTTAATGTTTTTGATATTTATATGATGACAATTTTTGCAGTTGTTGCACTGTTTTTAAGAATCATTGATTTCCCAATGGCTCCTATGATTTTAGGATTTATTTTAGGTGGAATGATGGAAGAAAATCTTAGACGTGCTTTAACACTAAGTGATGGTTCAATCTCATTTTTATGGGAAAGACCTCTTACTTTAACTATTTTAGTTATTACTGTATTTTTATTGTTAATGCCTGTTATTACTGGTTTTTTTGCTAAAATGAAAAAAGAAAAAGAGATTTAA
- a CDS encoding HAD family hydrolase: MNKNKIILFDLDGTLIDSTDAIVSTFKHSFKELNFDFTGDDENIKSLIGYPLDIMYKELGVDESKVWDFVDAYKNRYRIISREQTLLLENAYEAVYQASLFARVSVVTTKTRMYTMPLLEHFNIEQFFEIVTGRENVQNPKPHPEPILITLEQMNYDEKKDSVWMIGDTKLDLIAANDANVNSIGLLCGYGTEDELLKYTNIVKPDALSAITYIKSL, from the coding sequence ATGAATAAAAATAAGATAATACTTTTTGATTTAGATGGAACTTTAATCGACTCAACAGATGCAATAGTTTCAACTTTTAAACACTCATTTAAAGAACTAAATTTTGATTTTACAGGTGATGATGAAAATATTAAATCATTAATTGGTTATCCCCTTGATATTATGTATAAAGAGTTAGGAGTTGATGAATCAAAAGTATGGGATTTTGTTGATGCTTATAAAAATAGATATAGAATAATTTCAAGAGAACAAACTTTACTTTTAGAAAATGCTTATGAAGCAGTATATCAAGCCTCTTTATTTGCAAGAGTTAGTGTAGTTACTACAAAAACTAGAATGTATACGATGCCATTATTAGAGCATTTTAATATAGAACAATTTTTTGAAATAGTAACAGGAAGAGAAAATGTTCAAAATCCAAAACCACATCCAGAACCAATTTTAATTACACTTGAACAGATGAATTATGATGAAAAGAAAGATTCTGTGTGGATGATTGGAGATACAAAATTAGATTTAATAGCTGCAAATGATGCAAATGTAAATTCAATTGGTCTTTTATGTGGATATGGGACAGAAGATGAACTACTAAAATATACAAATATTGTAAAACCTGATGCACTAAGTGCAATAACTTATATTAAAAGCCTATAA
- a CDS encoding response regulator transcription factor, producing MEIFKKYTILYIEDDEGVRTINSRFLNRMFNELYEAKDGEEGYALYKKYHPDIILTDIKMPKLDGISLTKKIRQKDETTKIIISTAFSEKDYLMDAIELKLEKYIIKPLTSRNLMPALTKAVEALEKQKDFKIFLAEDFYFDNNTSLFYYKEKIIDFTKKELQFLKLLTLNKDRVVSYEEIEQHIWEDEYMSLNSLRTSIGFIRKKIPFNCIKNISNMGYKLNLEKKL from the coding sequence ATGGAAATTTTCAAAAAATATACCATTTTATATATTGAAGATGATGAGGGTGTAAGAACTATAAATTCTCGTTTTTTAAATCGAATGTTTAATGAGCTTTACGAAGCAAAAGATGGTGAAGAAGGTTATGCTCTATATAAAAAATATCATCCAGATATTATTTTAACTGATATAAAAATGCCAAAATTAGATGGTATAAGCTTAACAAAAAAAATACGCCAAAAAGATGAAACAACAAAAATCATAATTTCAACAGCTTTTAGTGAAAAAGATTATTTAATGGATGCCATCGAACTAAAACTTGAAAAGTATATAATAAAACCACTAACTAGCAGAAACTTAATGCCTGCTCTTACAAAAGCTGTTGAAGCTTTGGAAAAACAAAAAGATTTCAAAATATTTTTAGCAGAAGATTTTTATTTTGATAATAATACATCGCTTTTTTATTACAAAGAAAAAATAATTGATTTTACAAAAAAAGAGTTACAGTTTCTAAAACTTCTTACACTAAATAAAGATAGAGTAGTATCTTATGAAGAGATAGAACAACACATTTGGGAAGATGAATATATGAGTTTAAATTCACTTCGAACTAGCATTGGATTTATAAGAAAAAAAATCCCTTTTAATTGCATAAAAAATATTTCAAACATGGGTTATAAGTTAAATCTTGAAAAAAAATTATAA
- a CDS encoding thiamine pyrophosphate-dependent enzyme, translated as MSTLINTQKEIKNLKTFSTAAERFEGSHLLCPGCAHSIIVREVLNATNDNLVVSASTGCLEVCTAIYPHTSWDCSWIHIGFENSSTAMAGVETMNKALRNKGRIPADAPQPKFVTFGGDGSTYDIGFQWISGCFERGHDFMYVCLDNEVYANTGGQRSSSTPIGSSTTTAPAGSHSYGEKRQKKDIVSIMAAHGAPYVAQVAPNKWKDMVKKIQRGFDTHGPVFINAMSACTTEWKFAPNQTIEVSDLAVDSLVFPLYEIIDGRELNITYRPKTIVPVRDYLGAQPRFKHLFKPEYEYLIDEWQKRIDERWVFLQKREEIRM; from the coding sequence ATGAGTACACTTATCAATACTCAAAAAGAGATTAAAAATTTAAAAACTTTCTCAACTGCTGCTGAAAGATTTGAAGGTTCACACCTTTTATGTCCAGGTTGTGCTCACTCTATTATTGTAAGAGAAGTTTTAAATGCAACAAATGATAACTTAGTAGTATCAGCTTCAACTGGATGTTTAGAAGTTTGTACAGCAATTTATCCTCATACTTCATGGGACTGTTCATGGATTCATATCGGATTTGAAAACTCTTCAACTGCAATGGCAGGAGTTGAAACTATGAACAAAGCATTAAGAAATAAAGGAAGAATTCCAGCTGATGCTCCTCAACCAAAATTCGTAACTTTTGGTGGAGATGGTTCAACTTATGATATTGGATTCCAATGGATTTCAGGATGTTTTGAGCGAGGACATGATTTTATGTATGTTTGTTTAGACAATGAAGTTTATGCAAACACTGGTGGTCAAAGAAGTTCATCTACGCCAATTGGTTCAAGTACAACAACAGCACCTGCTGGAAGCCACTCTTATGGTGAAAAAAGACAGAAAAAAGATATAGTTTCTATTATGGCAGCTCATGGTGCACCTTATGTTGCTCAAGTTGCTCCAAATAAATGGAAAGATATGGTTAAAAAAATCCAAAGAGGTTTTGATACACATGGACCTGTATTTATAAATGCAATGAGTGCATGTACAACTGAGTGGAAATTTGCTCCAAATCAAACTATTGAAGTTTCTGATTTAGCAGTTGATTCACTTGTTTTCCCATTATATGAAATAATTGATGGAAGAGAGTTAAACATCACTTACAGACCAAAAACTATTGTTCCTGTTAGGGATTATTTAGGTGCACAACCAAGATTTAAACATCTATTTAAACCTGAATATGAATATTTAATTGATGAATGGCAAAAAAGAATAGATGAAAGATGGGTATTCTTACAAAAAAGAGAAGAGATTAGAATGTAA
- a CDS encoding 4Fe-4S dicluster-binding protein, which yields MSKTISEMGWDELVPGAALFTFNGNINYNIADIQPEDRMYSETSSKSMSVGDWRVIKPVWNSETCIDCQNCWIFCPDTSIIARNKEMKGVDYEHCKGCGLCVSVCPTNPKSLLMFNEYETVENALAQWPEKKKKGE from the coding sequence ATGAGTAAAACAATTAGTGAAATGGGATGGGATGAGTTAGTACCTGGTGCTGCTCTTTTTACATTCAATGGAAATATAAATTACAATATTGCAGATATTCAACCTGAAGATAGAATGTATTCAGAAACTAGCTCAAAAAGTATGAGTGTAGGAGACTGGAGAGTTATTAAACCAGTTTGGAATTCTGAAACCTGTATTGACTGTCAAAATTGTTGGATATTCTGTCCAGATACATCAATCATCGCAAGAAATAAAGAGATGAAAGGTGTTGATTACGAGCACTGTAAAGGATGTGGATTATGTGTGAGTGTTTGTCCTACAAATCCAAAATCACTTTTAATGTTCAATGAGTATGAAACTGTTGAAAATGCACTTGCACAATGGCCTGAGAAAAAAAAGAAAGGTGAATAG
- a CDS encoding tripartite tricarboxylate transporter substrate binding protein, with protein sequence MKSQFSKICKNIALASCLVAGMATTSVASSVEKIHFLIPGGAGGGWDGTARGIGEALKKSNLIKEVSYENMSGGGGGTAIAYMIETASRQQNTLMINSTPIVIRSLQGVFPQSFKDLSLVAAVVADYQVLVVSKNSKYNSWADIKAAFDKNPTALKIGGGSSRGSMDHLVAAQIFKAAGGNPSSVRYVPYDAGGKALAGLLTGEIEILSTGLGEVIDKHKSGELKIIATTSDATIDGIPSFKEVGVDTYFANWRGFFGAPNLSEEQINDFAKVFSEMYKTKEWEEVRSRYGWSNLYKPTKSFRTFLEKQEQEISSLMKEMGFL encoded by the coding sequence ATGAAAAGTCAATTTTCTAAAATCTGTAAAAATATCGCGCTCGCTTCTTGTCTAGTTGCAGGAATGGCAACAACTTCTGTTGCGTCTTCAGTTGAAAAAATCCATTTCCTAATTCCAGGCGGAGCTGGTGGTGGTTGGGATGGAACGGCAAGAGGTATTGGTGAAGCTTTAAAAAAGTCTAATCTTATAAAAGAAGTATCTTATGAAAATATGTCAGGTGGCGGTGGTGGAACTGCTATTGCTTATATGATTGAAACAGCATCAAGACAACAAAATACTTTAATGATAAATTCAACTCCAATAGTAATTAGATCATTACAAGGTGTTTTTCCTCAATCATTTAAAGATTTATCTTTAGTTGCAGCTGTAGTTGCTGATTATCAAGTATTAGTTGTTTCTAAAAATTCAAAATATAATTCTTGGGCTGATATAAAAGCTGCATTTGACAAAAATCCAACGGCATTAAAAATAGGTGGAGGAAGTTCAAGAGGAAGTATGGACCATCTTGTTGCAGCACAAATATTTAAAGCTGCTGGTGGAAATCCATCTAGCGTAAGATATGTTCCTTATGATGCTGGTGGAAAAGCACTTGCTGGATTATTAACAGGAGAAATTGAAATTCTATCAACAGGACTGGGAGAAGTGATTGATAAACATAAAAGTGGTGAATTAAAAATTATTGCAACTACTTCTGATGCAACTATAGATGGAATTCCTAGTTTTAAAGAGGTAGGTGTTGACACATATTTTGCCAACTGGAGAGGTTTCTTTGGAGCTCCAAATTTAAGTGAAGAACAAATTAATGATTTTGCAAAAGTATTTTCTGAAATGTATAAAACAAAAGAATGGGAAGAAGTTAGAAGTAGATATGGTTGGTCAAATTTATATAAACCAACAAAATCTTTTAGAACTTTCTTAGAAAAGCAAGAACAAGAGATTTCATCTTTAATGAAAGAAATGGGGTTCCTATAG